A single genomic interval of Xyrauchen texanus isolate HMW12.3.18 chromosome 48, RBS_HiC_50CHRs, whole genome shotgun sequence harbors:
- the LOC127639435 gene encoding collagen alpha-1(VIII) chain-like, whose protein sequence is MAEPLLSARLFVLVEHLFLLHHIHAGAFYGHQPLPQQHQPLPQQHQTLPQLHQPLPQLPHLLHGNEGIPQHYYNGKEMPHLPYENEMPLALHYGKEHPQIPMHMGKPNLGKGETIPRGEKGVTGKAGPMGPPGPQGPPGPQGPPGLPGHGIPGPPGKLGPQGPPGFPGIGKSGMPGLPGKPGGIGLPGPKGELGPIGGGGPIGLPGPPGLPGPHGLPGVVKPGGQGLPGQPGPRGGPGDKGLPGLPGVPGLKGHNGIGLPGLPGLKGPSGLPGPPGQGGIPGVGKPGLNGLPGAPGWPGKPGAPGEPGLAGVPGERGQTGPPGLPGFGKPGLDGLPGKPGLQGGRGQSGLPGLPGSPGLPGFGKPGYPGPKGEKGYSGLPGPQGPKGDKGHGGLPGMIGPPGPSGLPGPPGLLGPPGGIGFLGPKGEGGSVGPKGQLGPKGEPGPAGLPGTSGFPGGVGQPGPRGLPGSLGPKGENGHKGLPGLPGAPGKPGAKGEGGFPGEKGYPGPMGIPGLKGPAGPIGPPGLPGPKGEYGPPGKPGPPGEGKPGLQGPLGPPGIPGTGGPTGQHGKPGPPGPPGPPGPPAQSPVAEQIFPETGPELDGFKGGFKKEKPGGAIFHRNGQEMPAFTAQLTTPFPSVGQPVVFNKLLHNGNQNYNPQTGIFTCKIPGIYYFAYHVHCKGGNVWVALYRNNEPVMYTYDEYKKSYLDQASGSAVLPLQTGDTVHVQLPSDKAAGLYAGPYVHSSFSGYLLYPI, encoded by the exons ATGGCTGAGCCTCTCCTCTCTGCCCGCTTGTTTGTACTGGTGGAGCACCTCTTTCTGTTACATCATATTCATGCAGGGGCATTTTATGGGCACCAACCACTGCCTCAACAGCACCAACCACTGCCCCAACAGCATCAAACACTGCCCCAACTGCACCAACCTCTGCCACAGTTACCTCACCTGCTGCATGGCAATGAGGGAATACCCCAACACTATTACAATGGGAAGGAAATGCCACACTTGCCCTATGAAAATGAGATGCCTTTGGCTCTACATTATGGAAAAGAACATCCACAGATACCCATGCACATGGGTAAACCCAATTTAGGAAAAG GTGAAACTATTCCAAGAGGAGAGAAAGGTGTCACTGGCAAAGCTGGTCCAATGGGGCCTCCAGGGCCTCAGGGCCCCCCAGGGCCTCAgggccccccaggacttcctggtCATGGCATCCCAGGACCTCCTGGAAAACTTGGTCCCCAAGGTCCACCAGGATTCCCTGGGATTGGAAAATCAGGAATGCCAGGATTGCCAGGAAAACCTGGGGGCATAGGTTTACCAGGACCAAAGGGTGAATTAGGACCAATTGGTGGTGGAGGGCCGATAGGATTGCCAGGACCTCCAGGTCTTCCAGGACCCCATGGCTTACCAGGTGTGGTAAAACCAGGTGGACAAGGACTTCCAGGACAACCTGGGCCCCGTGGAGGACCTGGAGATAAGGGCCTTCCTGGGCTCCCTGGCGTCCCTGGGCTAAAAGGTCATAATGGAATTGGTCTCCCAGGACTGCCGGGTCTAAAGGGGCCTTCTGGACTTCCAGGGCCACCAGGACAAGGAGGGATACCAGGTGTTGGCAAGCCAGGACTGAATGGACTACCTGGGGCACCTGGATGGCCAGGTAAGCCTGGTGCACCTGGAGAACCAGGACTGGCAGGAGTTCCAGGGGAGAGAGGGCAAACAGGGCCACCAGGACTACCAGGTTTTGGTAAACCTGGTTTGGATGGGTTGCCAGGGAAACCAGGTCTCCAAGGTGGAAGAGGTCAGTCAGGTCTCCCTGGTTTACCTGGGAGTCCAGGCTTGCCTGGATTTGGCAAGCCTGGATATCCTGGCCCCAAAGGTGAAAAAGGGTATAGTGGGTTGCCTGGCCCTCAAGGCCCAAAAGGTGATAAGGGTCATGGTGGTCTTCCTGGAATGATTGGACCACCAGGTCCAAGTGGCCTTCCGGGTCCTCCAGGTCTCTTGGGACCTCCTGGAGGCATTGGTTTCCTTGGTCCAAAAGGAGAGGGAGGTTCAGTAGGACCAAAGGGACAACTAGGTCCAAAAGGTGAACCAGGACCTGCAGGACTTCCAGGAACATCAGGATTTCCAGGAGGAGTAGGGCAGCCAGGACCTAGAGGATTACCTGGTTCATTGGGGCCTAAGGGTGAAAACGGACACAAAGGCTTACCTGGCCTACCTGGAGCCCCTGGAAAGCCTGGCGCAAAAGGAGAAGGTGGATTTCCAGGAGAGAAAGGTTATCCAGGGCCTATGGGGATCCCAGGATTGAAGGGTCCAGCAGGACCAATAGGACCACCTGGTCTCCCAGGGCCAAAAGGTGAATATGGTCCACCAGGAAAACCTGGACCACCAGGTGAGGGAAAACCAGGACTTCAAGGCCCATTAGGTCCTCCTGGTATACCTGGGACTGGTGGGCCCACCGGTCAACATGGAAAACCTGGTCCTCCTGGCCCTCCTGGGCCACCTGGGCCTCCTGCTCAGTCTCCTGTTGCTGAGCAAATCTTTCCTGAGACAGGTCCTGAGCTAGATGGATTCAAAGGTGGCTTTAAGAAAGAAAAGCCTGGTGGCGCTATATTTCACAGAAATGGCCAAGAGATGCCTGCATTTACTGCTCAGCTAACAACACCATTTCCTTCAGTTGGGCAACCTGTTGTCTTCAACAAGCTTCTACATAATGGAAACCAGAATTACAACCCTCAAACAGGCATCTTCACTTGCAAAATACCTGGAATTTACTACTTTGCCTACCATGTTCACTGCAAAGGGGGAAATGTATGGGTGGCCTTGTACAGGAACAATGAGCCAGTTATGTACACATATGATGAATACAAAAAAAGTTACCTGGATCAGGCATCAGGGAGTGCAGTGCTGCCTTTACAAACTGGAGATACTGTACATGTCCAGCTACCATCAGACAAAGCTGCAGGACTTTATGCTGGTCCATACGTCCACTCATCATTTTCTGGGTATTTATTATATCCTATCTGA
- the LOC127639436 gene encoding basic proline-rich protein-like, translating to MLCMPFVLVPCSLQPFVFSLLCRPFEDYPPLRGSCLPAPLPVSYPALSLCFTVGVIKEDPTSPPTAETLQPSLAHPAAPASPLEPSRAPPLKPLEPSRAPPPEPPRAPPLKSLESSRAPPPEPPRAPPLQSLKSSRVPPLEPPRAPPLKSLEPSRALPPEPPRAPPLKSLKSSRAPPPEPPRAPPLQSLESSRAPPPEPPRAPPLQSLESSRAPPLKPPRAPPLKSLEPPRAPPPDPPTALLPETPEPSRAPPLKPPMAPPLSALPSEPSRYPPLKPPTAPPPSAPPLKPPMAPPPSAPPPEPSSTQPPEPPTAPPPGPPEPSSAPPSSTPSPRPSSAPPPEVPFAAPPELPLAPPSEPSSPSPPSTPPPEPSSVPPLESPSAPPPEPPSAPPPVAPPAPPSEPSTPSRPLAPPNTVPPPDPPKALPPESATALPVSAPPPGSPASLSRPPSVLPPKATTAPPQKTTLAPPASPVATPPPGPPEPALAQWPPPRPPKPIPVLWPPPWPPKPVPTQRTPPRPPEPVLALWPPPCLLDLSLPG from the coding sequence ATGCTCTGTATGCCCTTTGTTCTTGTTCCCTGCAGCCTCCAGCCGTTTGTGTTTTCCCTGTTGTGTCGCCCGTTCGAGGACTACCCTCCCCTTCGTGGAAGTTGTCTGCCTGCACCCCTTCCTGTGTCTTACCCAGCACTTAGCCTATGTTTTACTGTGGGCGTGATaaaggaggaccctacctcaccacccacagcgGAGACTCTCCAGCCGTCCCTGGCGCACCCTGCCGCACCAGCCtcccctctcgagccttccagggctccgcctctcaagcctctcgagccttccagggctcctcctcccgagcctcccagggctccgcctctcaagtctctcgagtcttccagggctcctcctccggagcctcctagggctccgcctctccagtctctcaagtcttccagggttcctcctctcgagcctcccagggctccgcctctcaagtctctcgagccttccagggctctgcctcccgagcctcccagggctccgcctctcaagtctctcaagtcttccagggctcctcctcctgagcctcctagggctccgcctctccagtctctcgagtcttccagggctcctcctcccgagcctcctagggctccacctctccagtctctcgagtcttccagggctcctcctctcaagcctcccagggctccgcctctcaagtctctcgagccacccagggctccgcctcccgatcctcctacggctctgctcccagagactccagagccttctagggctccacctctgaaacctcctatggCGCCCCCTctctcggctctgccttcagagccttccaggtatccgcctctgaaacctcctacggcaccacctccctcggctccgcctctgaaacctcctatggcgccacctccctcggctccgcctccagagccttcctcgactcagcctccagagcctcccacagctccgcctcctgggcctcctgagccatcctcggctccgccttcctcaaccccgtctcctaggccttcctcggctccgcctcctgaggtacCCTTTGCTGCGCCTCCTGaacttcccttggctccgccttcagagccttcttcgccctcgccaccttcgactccgcctcctgaaccttcctcggtTCCGCCTCTGGagtctccttcagctccacctcctgagcccccctcggctccgcctccagtggctcccccagctccgccttctgagccttctacgccatcgcgtcccttggctccgcccaacactgttccgcctcctgacccacccaaggccttaccgcctgagtctgccacggctctgcctgtctctgctccacccccagggtCTCCGGCGTCCTTGTCTAGGCCTCCTTCGGTGCTGCCACCCAAGGccacgactgctccgcctcagaagaccaccttggctccgccagcttccccagtggccactcctcctcccgggccccctgaaccggcccttgcccagtGGCCGCCACCTAGACCACCTAAACccatccctgtcctgtggccgcctccctggcctcctaaacctgtcccaaCCCAGCGGACgccccccagacctcctgaaccggtccttgccttgtggccacctccctgtctcctggacctgtccctgcccggttga